The sequence below is a genomic window from Cicer arietinum cultivar CDC Frontier isolate Library 1 chromosome 6, Cicar.CDCFrontier_v2.0, whole genome shotgun sequence.
gtgtctctgacgtagtcaaagaaaataatattatcgacacatTCTTGCTGAAACATTTGCAAAGGATCCTGGTACTCCTTCtcgtcaaaaaaaataaataattttcctccacaactcTAGAATGTGTTCCTGCATATCTTTTAcatttggctccaacatttttattaatatgaagttgacaaagtaaatttgttgaagatggaaatacaacttcaattgcattcattagAGCAAGTTCTCTATTAGTCACGATCAGATGGGGAAATGAGGTATTTGAaataaacaacaattttaaCCTTTCCATTGtccaacaaaagttttcttaACGCTCACAATCTATATAAGAAAATGCAACGTTGAATGTTAACCtagttgaagttacaccaacaatttcaaacaatgctaacctatacttgttggttttgtaggtgaTATCCATAATCAACACAAAAGGGAATATGTTCAACAAACATGTCCCTCATAACGTTGGAGTCCTCACgagtcctactccaacaagAATACTTCTtagcttcaagtaacttcaacatATATTGCATATCAGTTTTAGGTCCTTTCAAATCCTTCCTGTATGTGTTTCGTCGCATATAAATTTGAGAGATATTAGTCACATTCTCTTTATCCCGATCTCTCAAAGATGATAAGAAGAGTCTCGGTACAATGTGATACTTTGTCAACTCGTTAACATGcttcttatcttcttcttttaaGCGTCCCAcaaatgcattattctcaaaagtagccATTAACTCGTGGTTGCGAAGTCCacacattaaactaataatccatcctCATCATTTTTCAATGGTCTCGATCTAAGTTTTAAAAGACAACCACACCTTTATTTGAAGTCCTTGAGTtacttttatttgacttatattttccACTTCTATcacaaccaataattaattttgactttcttcctctctttctgATCTCTATGTCAGAGTGAGTAATGATAACAACTACTCGATTTTGTTGGTCAACctctcttgcccatgatatTATAGCTTCTCgtgatacaaaaatttaattagttgttAATGCTTCAATCAAATCTATACATAATGGTGATTTTTCCATCCCtacttcacaaaaaaaaaatgttaaaaattatacgttcagaaaatttcaaattttgaaatttctagtATGGTAAACTTAACTACTAGAAATTTTAAGGCACAAATTCCCGATAGAGTAAAATTAACTAAAGGAAATTTCAAAGCACAAAATTTCAAGTAGTATAAATAATGTACTGGAAATTTTGTTCGCGAAATTTCCAGTAAATAATTTCTACTACATAAAACTTTATGTCTTAACTTTATGTACCGAATATTTAGTGGAAAAAGATTACTTACCGGAAATATTGGTGAGAGGGCAAGATTTAggagtaattttttatatataatttaataaaaaataaagagacagatttgagtttttaatatttcgagttataaatttaattgggGGTACGAAATCCAACTTTTTCGTTTACGGTAGGAACTCACGCATGTGGACTCATCCAGGgattatgtaatttttgttaTGTCAGACACTCAAGCTTATTATTTAGCATACATTTTCCGATTAACCATTTACCATAAGTTCCCCAACCAAATGACATTTCATACGTAGGAAAGTCGTTAATAGTCCACATCGAAGCCGCCCTCATTGTGAAATTCTCCTTGTAAGAAATATTGTCCATTCTCCAATAATGCACAACCTCTTCAGATCATCAttcaagcgctgtaaaattcaTCGATGCCCTCTATTCAATTAGATGGTCCCTGAATAAGACaagttaaaaatagataaagTTTTGTCATGTTACATCTCAAGTTGGAGATTTTAAGGGGTGGCAATAACTTaccaacaagaataaggcttTGTAGGCATTTGGATGTACCAATGAAATCAATAATTGCACAAACCAAGTTTCTAGAACCGTAACTTGAAGTAATATGACCCTTACTTGATTTGATGATAACAACattattttgtgggaacaatttaaagcactaatgttttgttttaatgTGCAGTTTTCATATCATATTATTCTTTGAGTTCATCATGTGTCCTCTAATTGTTTGATCTACGTTAAATGAACACCAAGACTCTACTTTGATTTATGTATTCTAAATCAAGCGAACGCGCTTTGAGACGTGCCTCTGATGACTCTAAAGTGATTGTCTACCACTGTTAATCACAACAAGAATCTAATTTATGTGCCTCTGATTATCGCAACAAACATTTGATCGTCTGACACTGATAGTAATCAACACTTCGATAATAGTAAACATTATGAtaagtaaacactctaaaaagtCAACGCTCTGTAAAAGACAAAGCTTTTGCATATCCTCTACTAAACACCTTGAATATGTATTTGTCTAAATATCTATGTGACATACTCTTATATAATATCATCTACCATTTATGTCTCCATATCAAgatttacataattaatttcatGGAAATTTTTAACAAGTTTTAATGGCAAATAAATCTCA
It includes:
- the LOC101494980 gene encoding uncharacterized protein; translation: MCGLRNHELMATFENNAFVGRLKEEDKKHVNELTKYHIVPRLFLSSLRDRDKENVTNISQIYMRRNTYRKDLKGPKTDMQYMLKLLEAKKYSCWSRTREDSNVMRDMFVEHIPFCVDYGYHLQNQQV